The following DNA comes from Geminocystis sp. M7585_C2015_104.
CACCTTAACCTCGTCATTGACATTGAATACGGCCTGAGGGGTTTCGATGTGCTCATGGGAGATTTCGGATATATGCAATAAGCCGCTGACGCCGCCGATGTCAATGAAGGCCCCATAGGGTTTGATACCACGAACAGTGCCCACCACCACTTGTCCTACCTCTAGGCCGTTCATCTTGCGCTCCACTAGGGCCCGGCGGTGACTGAGGACGAGACGGTTGCGCTCTTCGTCTACTTCCAAGAATTTCAAAGGTAGCTCCTGGCCCACTAGGTCTTCTTTGGCGTCTTTGACACTAATATGAGAACCGGGTATGAAGCCCCTCAAACCTTCTACTTTCACCAGGGCGCCGCCGCGGTTGGTAGCAAACACATGGGCGTAGACTGTGGCGTCTTCTTCCTTCAACTGACGAACTCTCTCCCAGGCGCGCATGTACTCAATGCGGCGGATGGAAAGGGTTAACTGCCCGTCCTCGTTTTCATCGGCTAGGATAAAGAATTCCCTGGTTTCATTGGGTTTCAACACGTCGGTGGGAGATTCCACTCGGTTGATAGAAAGTTCTTGCAGGGGAATATAAGCGGCGGTTTTGGCACCTATATCAATCAAGGCTCCTTTCGGCTCGATGTTAAAAACTGTGCCGACTACAATATCTCCTGGGCTAAAACGGTAGTCGTATTGTTCTAAAAGAGCGGCGAACTCTTCACGGGTAAAGCCGATGTCCACGTTACGGGTTTCTGTTTGATTGACCATAGGCATTTCCACTGTTTGGCTGTGAGTTGCGATAATGTTGATCCCTCCTGGATAACTGAAAAGAAGAACAATTCAAGTTTAGGGGATTAGATGAGTTAGAGTACAAGATCTACTATTCTACCCTTTCTCGACCCTGTAGGGGGAACTTTCCTTACCCACTAA
Coding sequences within:
- a CDS encoding 30S ribosomal protein S1: MVNQTETRNVDIGFTREEFAALLEQYDYRFSPGDIVVGTVFNIEPKGALIDIGAKTAAYIPLQELSINRVESPTDVLKPNETREFFILADENEDGQLTLSIRRIEYMRAWERVRQLKEEDATVYAHVFATNRGGALVKVEGLRGFIPGSHISVKDAKEDLVGQELPLKFLEVDEERNRLVLSHRRALVERKMNGLEVGQVVVGTVRGIKPYGAFIDIGGVSGLLHISEISHEHIETPQAVFNVNDEVKVMIIDLDAERGRISLSTKQLEPEPGDMLRNRQLVFEKAEEMAKKWKEKQLAAAEGEAATLPEATAEGAEEAVLPATEAVEEVSGTTAEETTEA